One genomic segment of Primulina tabacum isolate GXHZ01 chromosome 9, ASM2559414v2, whole genome shotgun sequence includes these proteins:
- the LOC142556445 gene encoding protein RICE SALT SENSITIVE 3-like isoform X1 has translation MEEQLNSLAITHLLQHTLRSLCIHEKSQWVYAVFWRILPRNYPPPNWDGQGGQYDRSRGNRRNWILVWEDGFCNFAASTAEMNTGECSGSSVYGNCEYQHYQGLQPELFFKMSHEIYNYGESLIGKVAADRTHKWIHKEPSDQEINFLSAWHNSADSHPRTWEAQFQCGIKTIALIAVTEGVIQLGSVHKVIEDLSFVVLLRKKFSYIESIPGVLLPHPSSSAAYPFQIDAYGAHQDIQAWYFQNNLIQPHEFHDHFAHQPMKIRPSMSSLEALLSKLPSVVPVSSSSPCVEAHAHYLSTSRHMELMEVEKEESEEEEDKHENDARGDERLDAPPPATTTILLIIIT, from the exons ATGGAAGAACAGCTCAACTCTTTGGCCATCACTCATCTTCTTCAGCACACACTCAGAAGCTTGTGTATCCATGAAAAATCTCAATGGGTTTACGCTGTTTTCTGGAGGATTTTGCCCAGAAATTATCCACCTCCCAA CTGGGATGGCCAAGGAGGACAATATGACAGGTCAAGAGGAAACAGAAGGAACTG GATATTGGTATGGGAAGATGGATTCTGCAATTTCGCCGCATCGACGGCGGAGATGAACACCGGAGAATGTTCCGGTTCATCGGTGTATGGGAACTGTGAGTATCAGCATTATCAAGGGCTGCAGCCTGAGCTCTTCTTCAAAATGTCGCATGAAATCTACAATTATGGTGAAAG ttTGATTGGAAAAGTTGCCGCAGATCGCACCCACAAGTGGATCCATAAAGAACCAAGTGATCAAGAAATCAACTTTTTATCTGCATGGCACAACTCTGCTGATTCA CACCCCAGAACTTGGGAAGCTCAGTTTCAGTGTGGTATAAAG ACTATTGCCTTGATAGCAGTTACAGAAGGTGTCATTCAACTAGGATCTGTTCACAAG GTAATCGAAGACTTGAGCTTTGTTGTGCTTTTAAGGAAGAAATTCAGTTACATCGAAAGCATCCCCGGAGTTCTATTGCCACATCCATCTTCATCAGCAGCATACCCTTTCCAGATTGATGCATACGGCGCACATCAAGATATTCAAGCCTGGTATTTCCAGAACAATTTGATCCAGCCACATGAGTTCCACGACCATTTCGCTCATCAGCCGATGAAAATAAGGCCCTCTATGAGCAGTCTCGAAGCCCTACTGTCGAAACTGCCTTCGGTCGTGCCCGTGTCTTCGTCGTCTCCGTGTGTTGAAGCTCATGCTCACTATCTGTCAACGAGTAGGCATATGGAATTGATGGAGGTGGAGAAAGAAGAGTCCGAGGAGGAGGAGGATAAGCACGAGAACGATGCCCGGGGAGACGAGCGGCTCGATGCACCACCACCGGCCACCACCACCATTTTGCTCATCATCATCACATGA
- the LOC142556445 gene encoding protein RICE SALT SENSITIVE 3-like isoform X2, whose product MEEQLNSLAITHLLQHTLRSLCIHEKSQWVYAVFWRILPRNYPPPNWDGQGGQYDRSRGNRRNWILVWEDGFCNFAASTAEMNTGECSGSSVYGNCEYQHYQGLQPELFFKMSHEIYNYGESLIGKVAADRTHKWIHKEPSDQEINFLSAWHNSADSHPRTWEAQFQCGIKVIEDLSFVVLLRKKFSYIESIPGVLLPHPSSSAAYPFQIDAYGAHQDIQAWYFQNNLIQPHEFHDHFAHQPMKIRPSMSSLEALLSKLPSVVPVSSSSPCVEAHAHYLSTSRHMELMEVEKEESEEEEDKHENDARGDERLDAPPPATTTILLIIIT is encoded by the exons ATGGAAGAACAGCTCAACTCTTTGGCCATCACTCATCTTCTTCAGCACACACTCAGAAGCTTGTGTATCCATGAAAAATCTCAATGGGTTTACGCTGTTTTCTGGAGGATTTTGCCCAGAAATTATCCACCTCCCAA CTGGGATGGCCAAGGAGGACAATATGACAGGTCAAGAGGAAACAGAAGGAACTG GATATTGGTATGGGAAGATGGATTCTGCAATTTCGCCGCATCGACGGCGGAGATGAACACCGGAGAATGTTCCGGTTCATCGGTGTATGGGAACTGTGAGTATCAGCATTATCAAGGGCTGCAGCCTGAGCTCTTCTTCAAAATGTCGCATGAAATCTACAATTATGGTGAAAG ttTGATTGGAAAAGTTGCCGCAGATCGCACCCACAAGTGGATCCATAAAGAACCAAGTGATCAAGAAATCAACTTTTTATCTGCATGGCACAACTCTGCTGATTCA CACCCCAGAACTTGGGAAGCTCAGTTTCAGTGTGGTATAAAG GTAATCGAAGACTTGAGCTTTGTTGTGCTTTTAAGGAAGAAATTCAGTTACATCGAAAGCATCCCCGGAGTTCTATTGCCACATCCATCTTCATCAGCAGCATACCCTTTCCAGATTGATGCATACGGCGCACATCAAGATATTCAAGCCTGGTATTTCCAGAACAATTTGATCCAGCCACATGAGTTCCACGACCATTTCGCTCATCAGCCGATGAAAATAAGGCCCTCTATGAGCAGTCTCGAAGCCCTACTGTCGAAACTGCCTTCGGTCGTGCCCGTGTCTTCGTCGTCTCCGTGTGTTGAAGCTCATGCTCACTATCTGTCAACGAGTAGGCATATGGAATTGATGGAGGTGGAGAAAGAAGAGTCCGAGGAGGAGGAGGATAAGCACGAGAACGATGCCCGGGGAGACGAGCGGCTCGATGCACCACCACCGGCCACCACCACCATTTTGCTCATCATCATCACATGA
- the LOC142556445 gene encoding protein RICE SALT SENSITIVE 3-like isoform X3, whose translation MEEQLNSLAITHLLQHTLRSLCIHEKSQWVYAVFWRILPRNYPPPNWDGQGGQYDRSRGNRRNWILVWEDGFCNFAASTAEMNTGECSGSSVYGNCEYQHYQGLQPELFFKMSHEIYNYGESLIGKVAADRTHKWIHKEPSDQEINFLSAWHNSADSHPRTWEAQFQCGIKTIALIAVTEGVIQLGSVHKVIEDLSFVVLLRKKFSYIESIPGVLLPHPSSSAAYPFQIDAYGAHQDIQAWYFQNNLIQPHEFHDHFAHQPMKIRPSMSSLEALLSKLPSVVPVSSSSP comes from the exons ATGGAAGAACAGCTCAACTCTTTGGCCATCACTCATCTTCTTCAGCACACACTCAGAAGCTTGTGTATCCATGAAAAATCTCAATGGGTTTACGCTGTTTTCTGGAGGATTTTGCCCAGAAATTATCCACCTCCCAA CTGGGATGGCCAAGGAGGACAATATGACAGGTCAAGAGGAAACAGAAGGAACTG GATATTGGTATGGGAAGATGGATTCTGCAATTTCGCCGCATCGACGGCGGAGATGAACACCGGAGAATGTTCCGGTTCATCGGTGTATGGGAACTGTGAGTATCAGCATTATCAAGGGCTGCAGCCTGAGCTCTTCTTCAAAATGTCGCATGAAATCTACAATTATGGTGAAAG ttTGATTGGAAAAGTTGCCGCAGATCGCACCCACAAGTGGATCCATAAAGAACCAAGTGATCAAGAAATCAACTTTTTATCTGCATGGCACAACTCTGCTGATTCA CACCCCAGAACTTGGGAAGCTCAGTTTCAGTGTGGTATAAAG ACTATTGCCTTGATAGCAGTTACAGAAGGTGTCATTCAACTAGGATCTGTTCACAAG GTAATCGAAGACTTGAGCTTTGTTGTGCTTTTAAGGAAGAAATTCAGTTACATCGAAAGCATCCCCGGAGTTCTATTGCCACATCCATCTTCATCAGCAGCATACCCTTTCCAGATTGATGCATACGGCGCACATCAAGATATTCAAGCCTGGTATTTCCAGAACAATTTGATCCAGCCACATGAGTTCCACGACCATTTCGCTCATCAGCCGATGAAAATAAGGCCCTCTATGAGCAGTCTCGAAGCCCTACTGTCGAAACTGCCTTCGGTCGTGCCCGTGTCTTCGTCGTCTCCGT AA